The following are encoded together in the Bradymonas sediminis genome:
- a CDS encoding glycosyltransferase family 4 protein, with amino-acid sequence MASQLRIALIAPLAESVPPRGYGGTERVVSYLCEELVAQQHQVTLFASADSHTQAELVVGAPQALRGEAGTAGVPMGWYMLMLEKLYQRVDDFDIIHSHVDYLPYSMMRRLGKPMLSTMHGRMDLPEYRPLYDEFRDMALVSISYAQRRPLPAAPWVDTIYHGLPRGLYSAGEGGDYLAFVGRMSPEKRVDDAIEVAVRAGVPIKIAAKVDPSERAYFEAVIEPLLGHELVDFIGEVGEAEKTALLKGARAFLFMVDWPEPFGLAMIEAMACGTPVIARRCGSIPEVVDHGVTGFVCDNLTQAVEAVGALDNLDRGIVRQTFERRFSAARMARDYVLAYRDQMLNHYRAGLSDIWDMGIAGDDTVRRRPT; translated from the coding sequence ATGGCATCCCAATTGCGCATCGCGTTGATCGCGCCACTGGCCGAGAGCGTGCCGCCCCGGGGGTACGGGGGCACGGAGCGGGTGGTGTCGTATTTGTGCGAGGAATTGGTCGCCCAGCAACACCAGGTCACGCTCTTTGCGAGCGCGGATTCGCATACCCAGGCGGAGTTAGTCGTCGGCGCCCCGCAGGCGCTTCGGGGCGAAGCGGGCACCGCCGGGGTGCCGATGGGCTGGTATATGCTGATGCTCGAGAAGCTCTATCAGCGCGTCGATGACTTCGATATCATTCACTCGCATGTCGACTATTTGCCCTATTCGATGATGCGTCGGCTCGGCAAGCCCATGCTCAGTACGATGCATGGGCGCATGGATTTGCCGGAGTACCGGCCGCTCTATGACGAGTTTCGGGATATGGCGTTGGTGTCGATTTCCTACGCCCAGCGGCGCCCGCTGCCGGCGGCGCCCTGGGTCGACACCATCTATCACGGGCTGCCGCGCGGGCTCTATTCGGCCGGCGAGGGCGGGGATTATCTGGCGTTTGTGGGGCGCATGTCGCCCGAGAAGCGCGTCGATGACGCGATCGAGGTGGCGGTTCGGGCCGGGGTGCCGATTAAGATCGCGGCGAAGGTCGACCCGAGCGAGCGCGCGTATTTTGAGGCGGTGATTGAGCCGCTTTTGGGTCATGAACTCGTTGATTTTATTGGGGAAGTAGGGGAGGCCGAAAAGACCGCTCTTCTCAAAGGCGCGCGCGCGTTTCTGTTTATGGTCGACTGGCCTGAGCCCTTCGGCCTGGCGATGATCGAGGCGATGGCCTGCGGCACGCCGGTGATCGCGCGGCGCTGCGGCTCGATCCCCGAGGTGGTCGACCATGGGGTCACCGGCTTCGTGTGCGACAACCTCACCCAGGCGGTCGAGGCGGTCGGGGCGCTCGATAACCTGGACCGCGGGATCGTGCGCCAGACCTTCGAGCGCCGCTTCTCCGCCGCGCGCATGGCGCGTGACTATGTGCTCGCCTACCGAGACCAGATGCTCAACCACTATCGTGCCGGTCTGAGTGATATCTGGGACATGGGCATCGCCGGCGACGACACGGTACGTCGCCGCCCGACTTGA
- a CDS encoding serine/threonine-protein kinase produces MSDENNIPDLSGNLQPLEEGEVAPDDAQARSVSLRESQVAKKGDGAAAGKKKGKSKKPDPLIGTMLNGNYRLERKIGEGGMGNVYQATQFPLERKVAIKILKPSETNPEGEHYFMREVKAINMLRHPNIISVLDYGKDAATDALFLVMEYLPGQTLERVIKKEFPIQPLRICEIAIQVLSALESAHAAGIVHCDLKPANIMVEQVAGQNDFAKVLDFGIAKVKETGMKAGPYTQQGNIVGTFDYMSPEQIMRKDLDGRSDLWSLGVILYEMLTRKRVFHDKEAVSIIGRVMQMPVQPPSSLVPGVPVLLDRIVMKAMERNLNDRFGSAAEMRSALQKAARWFEENPSGAPAGAVPGPSLTGRRSGSLAESGLVRDESGNLSGSAPHRISRSGPTGIGDSGIGALYTRSGNFGDPSRSGTHVASGTSVLDQTFSVEELKGSLLGEKRKVAVLAVRQRSRVKDGVDASEIARRSNVEKAAIRQIVAHFGGEIDSFLGGTFVILFGARRAHVGDNYRAVECALQLQKTMRQLPHGADHLGFGLVYGEVSLSRAEGSHAYGEAIDRAVAVSGASREAVVLADESLAETTRGRVRFDEARLVGGKEVSEVLKISRDTIGDAGQPTELDQLDLYVPRVQLFESLSRVAADVQKGHGAGVALLGEMGVGKTKFLTKFVESRQDTKIAGAEGTKPKKWQAFFVSAADQPRAQSLSAVRVWIRQIAQTYRAPAELLQKACRSLGLTQHVEAVVALYLREGPLDADAAAQAQNLPWTSQQEFSHFSAALLHKLLRFALKTGPVLLAVDDIPVEDPPMIEFLDALLARTRKLPVMIVVSRRISAATRDHGLPGSLDILEVRGFTREESRQFVAQILGQTPPIAVVEQLQMRSSGNPVFLHELVRSIRRNRGQEGLMNAELLAGAGVPQSLHELLAARVDELDEELRDLLRLASVLGESFGEAWFFQITPSHLNPRENLAVLVEHQMIVAQYDAVGRVSLAFEPRALRKLVYDRLPDKARVEIHTRVIEFLESAPEIAAVDPIDIPLMLAFHYRSVGGFEGAAYYLGEGGAGLLDLYDYAGAIAHFEDALDLLKQANVAANSEVRVSVQTRLLVALRESGRIEDAQRVVDGLGDVDALEPGVRAALLYEVGLTTMESGGMEQSQVALEKLRLAAVETGDLKTEVRALLAQAQLFEKQNQLGRAADVLMTVPEKVEALGQLDLSNPDERKLYWTAYNQLGTLFIRQKDFQKAQKFLNASLQRAQHISDHRGLARILSNLGALCLGMRDVKRAQVYFDNACKAAQGVGDLLNQSRILTNQGITALQANDLEASKTFFTRARAIAEEIGWYEGLAELSIHIKRLKQALG; encoded by the coding sequence ATGAGCGACGAAAACAATATTCCAGATCTCAGTGGTAATCTGCAGCCGCTGGAAGAGGGCGAAGTCGCGCCTGACGACGCGCAGGCGCGCTCGGTGTCCTTGCGCGAGTCCCAGGTCGCCAAGAAGGGCGACGGCGCGGCGGCTGGCAAGAAGAAGGGCAAGAGCAAAAAGCCCGACCCGCTGATCGGGACGATGCTCAACGGCAATTATCGCCTTGAGCGCAAGATCGGCGAAGGCGGCATGGGCAACGTGTATCAGGCGACGCAATTCCCGCTTGAGCGCAAAGTCGCCATCAAAATCCTCAAACCCAGCGAGACCAATCCGGAGGGCGAGCATTATTTTATGCGCGAGGTGAAGGCGATCAATATGCTTCGCCACCCCAACATCATCAGCGTGCTCGATTACGGCAAAGACGCCGCGACCGACGCGCTCTTTTTGGTGATGGAGTATCTGCCCGGCCAGACCCTCGAACGCGTCATCAAAAAAGAGTTCCCGATTCAACCGCTGCGCATCTGTGAGATCGCCATTCAGGTGCTCAGCGCCCTGGAGAGCGCCCACGCCGCTGGCATCGTCCACTGCGACCTGAAGCCGGCCAATATCATGGTCGAGCAGGTCGCCGGGCAAAATGACTTCGCCAAGGTGCTCGACTTCGGCATCGCCAAGGTCAAAGAGACCGGCATGAAGGCCGGCCCGTACACCCAGCAGGGCAATATCGTCGGGACCTTCGACTATATGAGTCCCGAGCAGATCATGCGCAAGGATCTCGACGGGCGAAGCGACCTCTGGTCGCTGGGGGTCATCTTGTACGAGATGCTCACGCGCAAGCGGGTCTTCCACGATAAGGAGGCGGTGAGCATCATCGGGCGCGTCATGCAGATGCCGGTGCAGCCGCCGTCGTCGCTGGTCCCCGGGGTCCCTGTGCTCCTGGACCGCATCGTGATGAAGGCGATGGAGCGAAACCTCAACGACCGCTTTGGCTCCGCCGCCGAGATGCGCAGCGCCCTCCAAAAAGCAGCGCGCTGGTTCGAGGAGAACCCCAGCGGCGCCCCGGCCGGGGCGGTCCCGGGGCCGAGCCTGACCGGGCGGCGCAGCGGATCGCTGGCCGAGAGCGGTCTGGTGCGCGATGAGTCGGGGAATCTCTCGGGCTCCGCGCCGCACCGGATTTCGCGCTCGGGACCGACGGGCATCGGCGACTCCGGGATTGGCGCGCTGTATACGCGTTCGGGAAATTTCGGCGACCCGAGCCGCTCCGGCACCCACGTCGCCTCGGGCACCTCGGTGCTCGACCAGACCTTCAGCGTCGAAGAGTTAAAGGGCAGCCTGCTCGGCGAAAAGCGCAAAGTCGCGGTGCTCGCGGTGCGGCAGCGCTCGCGGGTTAAAGATGGCGTCGACGCCAGCGAGATCGCCCGGCGAAGCAACGTCGAAAAGGCCGCGATTCGCCAGATCGTCGCGCATTTTGGCGGCGAAATCGACAGCTTTTTGGGCGGTACTTTCGTCATCCTCTTTGGGGCGAGGCGCGCCCATGTTGGCGATAACTATCGTGCCGTAGAATGTGCGCTTCAATTGCAGAAGACGATGCGCCAACTGCCTCACGGCGCCGACCACCTGGGCTTTGGCCTGGTCTACGGCGAAGTCTCGCTGTCGCGCGCCGAAGGCTCGCATGCCTACGGCGAGGCGATTGACCGGGCGGTCGCGGTCTCTGGCGCGTCGCGAGAGGCGGTGGTGTTGGCCGATGAAAGCCTCGCCGAGACCACGCGCGGCCGGGTGCGCTTCGATGAGGCGCGGCTCGTCGGCGGTAAAGAGGTCAGCGAGGTCCTCAAAATAAGCCGCGACACCATCGGGGACGCCGGCCAGCCGACCGAGCTCGACCAGCTCGACCTGTATGTGCCGCGGGTTCAACTCTTTGAGTCCCTGTCGCGCGTCGCCGCCGACGTGCAAAAAGGCCACGGGGCCGGGGTGGCGCTGCTCGGTGAGATGGGCGTGGGCAAGACAAAATTCCTGACGAAATTTGTGGAGTCGCGCCAGGATACGAAGATCGCCGGCGCCGAGGGCACCAAGCCCAAGAAATGGCAGGCCTTTTTCGTAAGCGCCGCCGACCAACCGCGCGCCCAGAGCCTCTCGGCGGTGCGCGTGTGGATTCGCCAGATCGCCCAGACCTACCGGGCGCCGGCCGAGTTGCTCCAGAAGGCATGTCGCAGCCTGGGGCTCACGCAGCATGTCGAAGCGGTGGTCGCGCTCTATCTTCGCGAAGGCCCGCTCGACGCCGATGCCGCCGCCCAGGCGCAGAATCTGCCGTGGACCTCGCAGCAGGAGTTCTCGCATTTTAGCGCCGCCTTGCTCCATAAATTGCTGCGCTTTGCGCTCAAGACCGGCCCGGTGCTCCTGGCTGTCGACGATATTCCGGTCGAAGACCCGCCGATGATCGAGTTTTTGGACGCGCTCCTGGCGCGCACTCGCAAGCTGCCTGTGATGATCGTGGTGAGCCGGCGCATCTCGGCGGCGACCCGTGACCACGGCCTGCCGGGCAGCCTCGACATCCTCGAAGTGCGCGGGTTTACCCGCGAAGAGTCGCGCCAATTTGTGGCGCAGATCCTCGGGCAGACCCCGCCGATCGCGGTGGTCGAGCAACTCCAGATGCGCTCGAGCGGCAACCCGGTCTTCTTGCACGAATTGGTGCGCTCGATTCGGCGCAACCGCGGCCAAGAAGGGCTGATGAACGCCGAATTGCTCGCCGGCGCCGGCGTGCCGCAGAGCCTGCACGAGCTGCTGGCGGCGCGCGTTGACGAGCTCGACGAAGAGCTGCGCGACCTGCTTCGGCTGGCCTCCGTGCTCGGCGAGAGCTTCGGCGAGGCCTGGTTCTTCCAGATCACGCCCTCGCATCTTAACCCGCGCGAGAACCTCGCGGTGCTCGTTGAGCACCAGATGATCGTCGCGCAATACGACGCCGTCGGGCGGGTGAGCCTGGCGTTTGAGCCGCGCGCGCTGCGAAAGCTCGTCTACGACCGCCTGCCCGACAAGGCGCGCGTCGAGATTCATACCCGCGTCATTGAATTCCTGGAGAGCGCCCCCGAGATCGCGGCCGTCGACCCCATCGATATCCCGTTGATGCTCGCCTTTCATTATCGTTCCGTGGGCGGCTTCGAAGGCGCGGCGTATTATCTGGGCGAGGGCGGGGCGGGCTTGCTCGACCTCTATGATTACGCCGGCGCGATCGCGCATTTCGAAGACGCGCTCGACCTGCTCAAGCAGGCCAATGTCGCGGCGAATTCCGAAGTCCGGGTGTCGGTGCAGACGCGTCTTCTGGTGGCGCTGCGCGAGTCGGGGCGCATCGAAGACGCCCAGCGCGTGGTCGATGGGCTGGGCGATGTTGACGCGCTGGAGCCGGGCGTGCGCGCGGCGCTGCTCTACGAGGTCGGCCTCACGACGATGGAGTCCGGCGGCATGGAACAAAGCCAGGTCGCGCTTGAGAAGTTGCGCCTGGCCGCGGTGGAGACCGGCGACCTCAAGACCGAGGTGCGCGCGCTGTTGGCCCAGGCGCAGCTCTTTGAGAAGCAGAACCAACTCGGCCGCGCCGCCGACGTGCTGATGACGGTCCCCGAGAAGGTCGAAGCGCTTGGCCAGCTCGACCTGTCGAACCCGGACGAGCGCAAACTCTATTGGACCGCGTATAATCAGCTCGGCACGCTATTTATCCGGCAAAAAGACTTCCAAAAGGCGCAGAAATTTCTCAACGCTTCGCTTCAGCGCGCCCAGCACATCTCGGACCACCGCGGCCTGGCCCGGATCCTGTCGAACCTCGGCGCGCTCTGCCTGGGCATGCGCGACGTCAAGCGCGCCCAGGTCTATTTCGACAACGCCTGCAAGGCTGCCCAGGGCGTGGGCGACCTGCTCAATCAAAGCCGCATCCTCACCAACCAGGGCATCACCGCCCTGCAGGCCAACGACCTGGAGGCCAGCAAAACCTTCTTCACCCGCGCCCGCGCCATCGCCGAGGAGATCGGCTGGTACGAGGGCCTCGCGGAACTCTCCATCCACATCAAGCGCTTGAAACAGGCGTTGGGTTAG
- a CDS encoding HEAT repeat domain-containing protein: protein METRTPRALMPTRWPVLLAAFAFVGLPFSWAACATTSSIPAVEGGLSAEAKPAPELIPPPQPPPFIGPPPASEEHWTMPDIGTRSPDFPLLPEESSSESRSVGSVTHGWLANARRIPQPHPYLQQLRVQHTRGLNFTSDAMLALVEQAGAHVVKKFPESVVPLGNFSAEGGGDIPYSFSHNSGRDADLGFFVLDSEGQPATPDNLVSLDANGYAEVVGEDGEIQHYYFDAPRNWALVEGLIQADSATLQYIFISNPLKRILLKEARKQGAKRDVVQKASVLLHQPGGALPHDNHFHLRIYCSKTDAESGCVDVGRKVRGYKSHAGARRNIIKKAAKLTGDAEADVRLAAVRRLHMLDASGERDAVIGALADSDARVRAAAARALGEFGVGSDALAKQLVAEEDPQALVEMISALGSIADRDAVDALVAALGVARPIQLPSGMPDAAQVTGAEMTDARIFVAQALVYTESARPVPALIAMLNSEHDGVRQSALSALRILTNYRMVPRAQTPDADGASIRERAVVSPGEVLQRAEAQKVEGEELTPAEIAELWQNWYAEHRAMGRDEWLAGGFRAAGYSVERLSVREVWDLCRAVADDDHLSYNAQRILMRLSKREPASLSWSKEDANFYWRRWFERRWKRLGAPPIPAELSTLK from the coding sequence ATGGAAACGCGTACCCCGCGGGCCCTGATGCCGACGCGATGGCCCGTTCTTTTGGCTGCGTTCGCCTTCGTTGGGCTGCCTTTTTCTTGGGCAGCCTGCGCAACCACGTCAAGCATTCCGGCCGTCGAAGGTGGGCTAAGCGCCGAGGCGAAGCCTGCTCCCGAGCTTATCCCGCCCCCCCAGCCGCCGCCCTTTATCGGGCCGCCCCCGGCCTCAGAGGAGCATTGGACGATGCCGGACATCGGCACACGCTCGCCAGATTTTCCGCTGCTCCCGGAGGAGTCGTCGAGCGAAAGTCGCTCGGTGGGCAGCGTCACACACGGCTGGCTGGCGAACGCGCGCCGCATCCCGCAGCCGCACCCCTACCTGCAGCAGCTCCGGGTGCAACATACGCGCGGGTTAAACTTTACCTCCGACGCGATGCTCGCCCTGGTGGAGCAGGCCGGGGCGCATGTGGTTAAGAAGTTCCCGGAGTCTGTGGTTCCGCTGGGGAATTTCAGCGCCGAGGGTGGCGGTGATATCCCCTATTCTTTCTCGCATAATTCGGGGCGAGATGCCGATCTGGGGTTCTTTGTGTTGGACTCGGAGGGGCAGCCTGCCACGCCGGATAACCTCGTCTCTCTGGACGCAAATGGCTACGCCGAGGTGGTCGGAGAAGATGGCGAAATCCAGCATTATTATTTCGACGCGCCCCGCAATTGGGCGTTGGTCGAGGGGTTGATTCAAGCCGATTCGGCGACCCTGCAATATATCTTCATCTCCAATCCGCTGAAGCGAATCTTGCTCAAGGAGGCGCGAAAGCAGGGCGCCAAGCGCGACGTGGTTCAGAAGGCGAGTGTGCTGCTGCACCAGCCGGGCGGCGCGCTGCCCCACGACAATCATTTTCATCTTCGGATCTACTGCTCGAAGACCGACGCCGAGTCCGGCTGTGTGGACGTGGGTCGCAAGGTCCGCGGGTATAAGTCCCACGCCGGAGCGCGTCGAAATATTATCAAGAAGGCGGCCAAGTTGACGGGCGACGCCGAGGCTGACGTGCGCCTGGCGGCGGTGCGTCGCCTGCATATGCTCGACGCCAGCGGAGAGCGGGACGCGGTGATTGGGGCGCTCGCCGATTCGGACGCGCGGGTGCGCGCCGCCGCGGCGCGCGCGCTCGGGGAGTTTGGGGTCGGCTCTGATGCCCTGGCAAAGCAGCTCGTCGCCGAAGAAGACCCCCAGGCGCTGGTCGAGATGATCAGCGCGCTTGGGAGCATCGCCGACCGCGATGCGGTCGACGCGTTGGTGGCCGCGCTGGGCGTCGCGCGCCCGATTCAACTTCCCAGCGGGATGCCTGACGCGGCGCAGGTCACCGGCGCCGAGATGACCGACGCGCGGATCTTTGTCGCCCAGGCGCTCGTCTATACCGAGAGCGCGCGTCCGGTGCCGGCGCTCATCGCGATGCTGAACTCGGAGCATGACGGCGTGCGCCAAAGCGCGTTGAGCGCGCTGCGGATCCTGACCAATTATCGGATGGTCCCGCGCGCCCAAACGCCCGACGCCGACGGCGCTTCGATTCGTGAGCGCGCGGTCGTCTCGCCCGGGGAGGTGCTGCAGCGTGCCGAGGCGCAAAAGGTCGAGGGCGAGGAGCTTACGCCGGCTGAGATCGCCGAGCTGTGGCAAAATTGGTACGCCGAGCACCGCGCGATGGGGCGCGATGAGTGGCTCGCCGGTGGGTTTCGCGCGGCCGGCTATTCGGTCGAGCGCCTCAGCGTGCGCGAGGTGTGGGACCTGTGCCGGGCGGTCGCCGACGATGACCACCTCAGCTATAACGCGCAGCGCATTTTGATGCGGCTGTCAAAGCGCGAGCCCGCGAGCCTGTCTTGGTCGAAGGAGGACGCTAATTTCTATTGGCGCCGATGGTTTGAGCGGCGCTGGAAACGCCTGGGGGCGCCGCCGATTCCCGCGGAGCTGTCGACCCTGAAATAG
- a CDS encoding YebC/PmpR family DNA-binding transcriptional regulator, whose translation MAGHSKWANIKHKKGREDAKRGKIFSKLVKKITAAARRGGGDIDVNNELRLYVDKAKAANMPKDNIERAIKKGTGELEGVSYDAFNYEGYGPGGVAIYLTGATDNRNRIVADLRHHFNKNNGNLGEDGCVNWMFKDRGIFSISEDQIEDVDELMMFALENGAVDVEHEDGVVTILCEYSDFMALRGALEEAGYNEFITDELTKLADVFVTPDVDIARQNLRLFEILEDEDDVENVYHNLELSDEVAAELAAE comes from the coding sequence ATGGCTGGACATAGTAAATGGGCGAATATTAAGCATAAAAAGGGCCGCGAAGACGCAAAGCGCGGCAAAATTTTCAGCAAATTGGTCAAAAAAATCACCGCGGCGGCGCGGCGCGGTGGTGGCGATATCGACGTCAATAACGAGCTTCGGCTGTATGTCGATAAGGCCAAAGCCGCGAATATGCCCAAAGACAATATCGAGCGCGCCATCAAGAAGGGCACCGGCGAGCTTGAGGGCGTCTCCTATGACGCGTTCAACTACGAGGGTTACGGCCCCGGCGGCGTCGCGATTTATCTGACCGGCGCGACCGACAACCGCAACCGAATCGTCGCCGATTTGCGCCATCACTTTAACAAAAACAATGGCAACCTGGGCGAAGACGGCTGCGTCAACTGGATGTTCAAGGACCGCGGCATCTTCAGCATCAGCGAAGACCAGATCGAGGACGTCGACGAGCTGATGATGTTCGCGCTGGAGAACGGCGCGGTCGACGTCGAGCACGAAGACGGCGTGGTCACCATCCTATGCGAGTACAGCGACTTCATGGCGCTTCGCGGCGCGCTTGAGGAAGCCGGCTATAACGAGTTCATCACCGACGAGCTCACCAAATTGGCCGACGTCTTCGTCACCCCGGACGTCGACATCGCGCGCCAAAACCTGCGCCTCTTCGAGATCCTCGAGGACGAAGACGACGTCGAGAACGTGTACCACAACCTCGAGTTGAGCGACGAAGTCGCCGCGGAGCTCGCGGCGGAATAA
- a CDS encoding Ig-like domain-containing protein — translation MPDSVHDAVEADTYEPTRAAILVVSPNPVEAVELQAIPMTFRAYDAEGHQLEDQIVTWRIEDTQVAAVDESGLLSALEAGETNLLATSGDAEESVEVTVLPIDVIERIEIFPAQEEIGVGERLALNVKGYTGDNTKFRNLQVDWQSDAPETASIDAQGSLVGLEPGEVRIQARLGELEAQAQFRVELKFDALDCSAYDCLAVSTDGKLYSMGPGDSEQITEGLSIPVFKPVEVDGDIRFKSVYRQKFGEEHFCALSMDDRAYCWGNNTYQRLGGDRFTARIESPTAVNTELRFETLGVGSTTTCGLTFDGALFCWGNLSIKSSLPIPGADDASYSSIPVLMDARQFSQFIMSGQSLCAQTRKERTWHCMGQGVKGELGNGGRVNQDDFVAVAAPSVFTSLAAAPNFGGGAAICGVDTQQQIWCWGKSIRGEFGQPIDPGAARIHDVPERTAWDIPIVDISELYDGFCGVTVDHEIRCWGNNAGCKLGRHSATSGTLPDPYFQPQQPVEGIPQDWETQSINCVLTEGGDIWCWGLPRHTEDPSYPRTCEPVAQRIHTF, via the coding sequence ATGCCTGACTCGGTGCACGATGCTGTTGAGGCGGATACATACGAGCCGACGCGGGCTGCCATATTGGTCGTTTCACCCAACCCAGTGGAAGCCGTCGAACTGCAGGCCATCCCGATGACTTTTCGGGCGTATGACGCCGAAGGGCACCAACTCGAAGATCAGATCGTTACCTGGCGTATCGAAGACACACAGGTCGCGGCGGTGGATGAGTCGGGGTTGCTCAGCGCGCTCGAGGCCGGCGAGACGAATCTTTTAGCAACCAGCGGGGATGCTGAGGAGTCGGTCGAGGTGACGGTGCTGCCGATCGATGTGATCGAGCGCATCGAAATCTTCCCGGCGCAAGAAGAGATCGGTGTCGGCGAACGCCTGGCGCTAAACGTTAAAGGTTATACCGGGGATAATACAAAATTTAGAAATCTGCAGGTTGATTGGCAGAGCGATGCCCCCGAGACCGCAAGTATCGACGCCCAGGGGAGTCTCGTCGGGCTCGAACCCGGCGAGGTGAGAATTCAAGCGCGGCTGGGAGAGCTAGAGGCGCAGGCGCAATTTCGGGTCGAACTAAAATTTGATGCGCTGGATTGCTCGGCGTACGACTGCCTAGCTGTCTCCACCGATGGAAAATTGTATTCGATGGGCCCTGGTGATTCGGAGCAGATTACCGAGGGGTTGTCGATACCAGTGTTTAAACCTGTTGAAGTCGACGGTGATATTCGTTTCAAATCCGTGTATCGACAAAAATTCGGCGAAGAGCATTTTTGTGCGCTCTCGATGGACGATCGCGCTTATTGTTGGGGGAATAATACTTATCAGAGGCTCGGTGGAGACCGTTTTACGGCACGTATTGAGTCGCCAACTGCGGTCAATACAGAACTTCGATTCGAAACCTTGGGGGTGGGGAGCACCACGACCTGTGGGCTTACCTTCGACGGAGCGCTATTTTGTTGGGGAAATCTCTCAATAAAAAGTAGTCTTCCAATTCCAGGCGCGGATGATGCGAGTTATTCATCAATACCGGTGCTGATGGATGCGCGTCAATTCAGTCAGTTTATTATGTCGGGCCAGTCGCTATGTGCGCAGACCCGAAAAGAGCGAACCTGGCATTGCATGGGGCAGGGAGTGAAGGGGGAATTGGGCAATGGCGGACGCGTCAACCAAGACGACTTTGTGGCGGTCGCCGCGCCGAGTGTATTTACGTCGCTTGCGGCGGCACCAAATTTTGGCGGCGGTGCTGCCATTTGTGGGGTTGATACCCAGCAGCAGATTTGGTGCTGGGGGAAGAGCATACGTGGCGAGTTTGGGCAACCGATTGATCCGGGCGCGGCCAGAATACATGATGTGCCTGAACGAACCGCCTGGGATATTCCCATCGTAGATATCAGCGAACTCTATGACGGCTTTTGTGGTGTGACCGTTGATCACGAGATTCGATGTTGGGGTAATAATGCGGGCTGCAAGCTCGGGCGACATTCTGCGACGAGCGGAACTTTGCCGGATCCATATTTTCAGCCGCAACAACCGGTCGAAGGGATTCCGCAAGATTGGGAAACCCAGAGCATTAACTGTGTATTGACCGAAGGCGGCGATATCTGGTGTTGGGGTCTCCCTCGGCATACGGAAGACCCCAGCTATCCCAGGACATGCGAGCCGGTGGCGCAGCGGATTCATACATTTTAG
- a CDS encoding SDR family oxidoreductase codes for MGNSAKRLEGQVAFITGSTRGIGRDIAIALAKEGCNIVVTGKTDEPHPQLPGTIHTTAADVEAAGAEALPLKLDVRYDDQIESAINQTIDKWGRLDILINNAGAINMKPALQTPPKRFDLMMGINARAAYACSYYALPHMIERNYGHILMASPPIAIDRAPNKAAYALSKLGMTFLAQSLAEEMREHNIGVNAFWPVAAIQTQATIHFNLGTPETWRSPYILSDTVLEIVTREPRTCTGNAFYDEDVLREAGVTDFSKYQIVEGHEPPPLSAMIFDPKFKAE; via the coding sequence ATGGGGAACTCAGCGAAGAGACTCGAAGGCCAGGTTGCCTTTATCACCGGTTCGACCCGCGGGATTGGCCGCGACATCGCCATCGCGCTGGCCAAAGAGGGCTGCAATATCGTGGTCACCGGCAAGACCGACGAGCCGCATCCGCAGCTGCCGGGCACGATTCATACCACCGCCGCGGACGTCGAAGCCGCCGGGGCCGAGGCGCTGCCGCTCAAGCTTGACGTGCGCTACGACGATCAGATTGAGTCGGCCATCAACCAGACGATCGACAAGTGGGGGCGCCTGGATATCCTGATCAACAACGCCGGCGCGATCAATATGAAGCCGGCGCTCCAGACCCCGCCCAAGCGTTTCGACCTGATGATGGGCATCAACGCCCGCGCCGCCTACGCCTGCAGCTATTATGCGCTGCCGCATATGATCGAGCGCAATTACGGCCATATCCTGATGGCCTCGCCGCCCATCGCGATCGACCGCGCCCCGAATAAGGCCGCCTACGCGCTCTCCAAGCTCGGCATGACCTTTTTGGCGCAGTCGCTGGCCGAAGAGATGCGCGAGCATAACATCGGCGTCAACGCCTTCTGGCCGGTCGCCGCCATCCAGACCCAGGCGACCATCCACTTCAACCTGGGCACCCCTGAGACCTGGCGCTCCCCCTATATCCTGAGTGACACGGTCCTTGAGATCGTGACCCGCGAGCCGCGCACCTGCACCGGCAACGCCTTCTACGACGAAGACGTCCTGCGCGAGGCGGGGGTCACCGACTTCTCGAAATACCAGATCGTTGAGGGGCACGAGCCGCCGCCGCTGTCGGCGATGATCTTCGACCCGAAATTCAAGGCGGAATAG